The genomic region GGGCGCCGTAGATGCCGGCAGTGCGGCCGACGCCGACGTGGATGTGGAGCTCACCGTCGAGCCCGGAGACGTTCGGCAGGGTCAGCACTCCGAAGTAGGCCCCCGTGAAGGCACTGAAGCGGGACTCGTCGCCGAAACTGAGGCGACGCACATGGGAGTGCAGCCCGTCTGCGCCGACGACGAGGTCGAAACGGCGTGGCGTGGCGTTCTCGAACCGCACCTCGCCGTCGGGCGAGATCGCGGTGATCGAGTCGCCGAAGAGGTACTCGACATCGTCGCGCGCGGCGCCGTAGTAGATCTCGCTCAGGTCGTCGCGCATGATCTCGACGTGCCGGTCGGAGGCGGCACCGAAGATCTTGGAGAGGTCCACCCGGACGGGACGCCGTGTGCTCTCCTGATGGATGGTCATCCGCTTGGTACCGGTGGCCCGCTCCTCGATGTGCGGGAGCACGCCCATCTTCTCCGAGATGTCCACAGCGGGTCGGAACAGGTCGACCGCGTGGCCGCCGGTCCTGCGCGGACCCGGCGCGCGCTCAACAACGGTGACGGAGAAGCCGTGCCTGGTGAGCCAGTACGCCAGCACCGGACCGGCGACGCCGGCGCCAGAGACAAGAATCCGCATGGCACCCCTCCTTGTCATTCAGTCCACCCGTGCGGAGTGGGTCGTGGTGAAAGCCAGCAGGAAAGTAGCGGTACTGGAGGGATCCTCACGTATGGGGGAGTGTCCGAGACCGGGCAGCAACTCGACGTTCGCGCCCGGAACGGTGCGGTAGTCAGCGGCGGATGAGGATCGCCACCTGCGGTCGTCCTCGCCGAAGATCACCAGTAGCGGCTTGCCGAGGGGCGCCAGCCGGTCCGGGAGCGATTGCTGCTCCAGGTAGTCACGGGTGGCCTGCATCGTCGCGGTGAGCGTGTGGTGGGTCATACAGCGCACTTCGTCCAGGAGCTCTGGTGGGATCTGGTAGCCCGCTCGACTGAACCCGGTGCTCGCGAACTGGCGGATCTGCTCGTCGGTCGGAGGCCACTGCGAGGGTCCGATGGTGACGGACTGCGGTGCGATGAAGGCGCCCAGACCGGGGCCTGTGTTGATGAGCGTGAGCGCGCTCACCAGGTCGGGTCGCTGTTCGGCGAGGGCGGTGGCGACCACGCCGCCGCTGGAGTGGCCGATGACCACGGCGTGTTCGACGCGGAGCCGGTCCAGGGCCATGCCGGCCCGGCGTGCCTGGTCCGGGAGCGCATAGCTGCGGTCGGCCGGTTTGGCAGACCGGCCGTGCCCGAGCAGGTCGATGCGGATGACTCGGTGAGATGGGGTCAGCAACGGAACCAGTGGGTCCCACGAGCGGGTCGAGGACGCGGACCCGTGGATGAGCAGGAGCGCGGGGGCGTCACGAGGGCCGTCCTGGCACACGTGGATGTCGTCGCCGTCCAGCGTCAGGATCGAACTCCCGGTGGTCCCCGTGTAGTTGCCCATGTGCGGGCTGCCGTCAGAATCAGTCATGAGTTCACTGTCGCCGCTGGTACCCACCGGCGGATTGGATAAATGTTCCCGTCGGTCGGCTCACGTAGCATGGGACTGTGCGGACCTTCATGCACGGTGCGGCTGTGTGGGATGTCGCATGCCCGCAGCGTCCCAGCAGAGTGGACGGTCTCACCATGGCCGGGTTCCGTGTCCATGACCTGGACGCGCTCCGGATGGTCCCGCACCCGGCCGTGACGCTGCTCCTGGAGTTCGGCGCAGGCTCGCCCGTTCTCGACTGTGCTGTCGGGCAGCAGCAGCGGGGAAGCATCGTCGCCGGGCCCGGGTTCGGGTCCGGAGGCACGGTCCGGGCATGGGGCGAGAACGTCGAGTGCGTGCAGGTGCGCCTGTCGCCGGTGATCGCACGCGCGGTTCTGGATGTTGCCCCCGCCGACCTCGACGGCGCCGTCGTGTCCCTGGACGATCTGTGGGGCCGGGAGGCGCCCCGGATCCGCGAGCAACTGGCCAATGTGTCGTCGTGGCAGGATCGCTTCGCCTTTACGGATGTGCTGCTCGCCCGCCGGTACGAGGCGGGGCCGCCGGTAGACGCGGAGGTGGCTTGGGCCTGGCACCGGATCATCGGTAGCCGTGGCCTGGTGAGAGTCGACGAACTCGCGGCCGAGGTCGGATGGAGCCGTAAACGACTGTGGTCCCGGTTCCGGTCGCAGCTCGGCCTGCCACCCAAGCAAGCTGTGAAGTTGGTCCGGTTCGACCATGCTGCCCACCGTCTGGTCTCGGGTGAACACGCGGCCCAAGTCGCGGCTGACACCGGCTACGCCGATCAGTCCCACCTGCATCGTGACGTCATGGGTTTCACCGGGGTAACTCCCGGAACCGTGGCCGACGAGCGGTTTCTCGCCGTTGACGACATCGCATGGCCCAGCAGTGGAACACCCAGATGAGGCGACCCCGGTACCGCCCGTCCCGGGAGCAATTCCCGAGACGGACGGACGGGCTGCGACGGTCAGGCCGGCCGGATGCGCAGCGTCAGGATCTGGAAGGGGCGCAGACTCACCGCGAGCTCCTCGGAGTCTCCGTCCGCATCTGCCTCCGTGCCTCCCGCCGCGTCCTGGAGCGGTTGCTCCAGCAGGTCGGTGACCTGGACGCGGGCCACGGGGAAGCCGAGACGGAGCGTGGTGTCGGCGCGGCCACCGGCCGACTCGTACAGCCGCACCACGACGTCCCCGCTGCGGTCCTCGGCGAGCTTCACCGACTCGACCGTCACGGCCGGGTGGCCGGTGGAGACCAGCGGTGCCAGTTCCGGGGCGTCGGCCGTCCGCAGCGGCAGGTTGAGCGCGAGCCCCTCCCGGACCGCGTCCGTCACCCCCGCGCCGGGCAGCAGTGCGTAGCTGAACCGATGCGTGCCGAGGTCCGTCCCGGGGTCGGGACTGTGCGGGGCGCGCAGGAGGGTCAGCCGTACGGTGGTGCCCAGGCCGTGCTCGTGCGCCGCACGCGTCACATCGTGGCCGTACGTCGAGTCGTTGAGCACCGCGACCCCGTACCCCGGCTCGGCGACCCGCAGCCAGCGGTGCGCGCAGATCTCGAAACGGGCCGCGTCCCAGCTGGTGTTGGTGTGCGTGGCGCGGTGCACATGCCCGAACTGGATCTCGGCCGTGGACCGTTCGGCGTGTACGTCGAGGGGGAACGCCGCCTTCAGGACCTTCTCCGACTCCTGCCAGTCGACCTCCGTGACGACATCGAGGCGCGGGCTCGCCGCGTCGAGCCGCAGCTCCTGGGTGATACGGGACTTCCCGAAGGTCCGTACGACGCGCACCGCGGCCCGCAGTGGTCCCTGCCCGAGCAGTTCCACCGAGTCGGCCGCCGTGAGATCGGTGTGGCTACGCCGGTAGTGCCGGTCGATGTCCCAGGCGTCCCACTGGTTGGGGTGGTCGGGGTGCAGCTGGAGCAGGTTGCCCCGGCTGCCCGGGGCGAGCACCTCGCGGTCCGCCACCAGGTCCCGTACCGAGGTGAGCAGCCCGTCGCTGTCGACGGTGACCCGCAGCAGCCCGTTGTCGAGCACCGTGTCCGGCCCGACCCGGGTCGCCTGCACGGTAGTTGCGTCTCCCGCCGCGCCGCCGGAGAGCGAGTCGGAGCCCGCCGCTGTCGTGGCGGCCCGGACCGAGGCCGAGACCGGGGCGGACGCCAGTGGCGGTACGTCGACGAAGCCGAGGCCCCCGTCCGCCGTCCCGATCACCTCGCGGCGCGCGTACGGTGAGGCGTTGAGCGCCGTCGCCCGGCCGGGCCCGCCACTCAACGGCCGCACGTCCGGGCCGAGTTCGAGCGCCGCCACTGCTGCGGCGATGATGCCCTCCAGCTCCTCCCGTACCCGCGCATAGGTCTCCCGCGCCTCCCGGTGCACCCAGGCGATGGACGAACCCGGCAGGATGTCGTGGAACTGGTGCAGCAGTACCGTCTTCCAGATCCGGTCCAGATCGTCGTACGGATAGGCGTAGCGCGGCGACCTGAGCGCGGCCGTCGTGGCCCACAACTCGGCCTCGCGCAGCAGGTGTTCACTGCGCCGGTTGCCCTGCTTCGTCTTCGCCTGCGTGGTGTACGTGGCCCGGTGCAGCTCCAGGTAGAGCTCGCCCGACCAGACGGGCGCCTGGGGCCCGTACTCCTCCTCGGCCGCCGCGAAGAACACCGACGGCCTCTCGATCTCCACCCGTGGCGAGCCCTCCAGATCACTGAGCCTGCGCGCCTTCTCCAGCATTTCCCGGGTCGGACCGCCCCCGCCGTCACCCCAGCCGAACGGCACCAGGGAGCGGGTGGCCCGGCCCTTCTCCGCGAAGTTCCGTTCCGCGTGGGCGAGTTCCGCGCCGTGCAGCTGCGAGTTGTAGGTGTCGACCGGCGGGAAGTGGGTGAAGACGCGGGTCCCGTCGATGCCCTCCCACCAGAAGGAGTGGTGGGGCATCTTGTTCGCCTGGTTCCAGGACAGCTTCTGGGTGAGAAACCACTTGATCCCCGCGAGCTTCGCCAGCTGCGGGAAGGCCGCCGTGTAGCCGAAGGAGTCGGGCAGCCAGATCTCCTCGGTGTCCACGCCGAACTCCTCGGCGAAGAGGCGCCTGCCGTGCACGATCTGCCGGGCCAGCGCCTCGCCGCCCGGCATGTTGGCGTCCGACTCGACCCACATCGAGCCCACCGGCGACCAGTTGCCGTCCTGCACGGCCTTCTTGATCCGCTCCCAGATGTGCGGCTGGTGCTCCTTCACCCAGGCGTACTGCTGGGCCTGCGAGCAGGCGAAGACCAGCTCCGGGTAGTCGGCCGCCAGCGCGGTCACATTGGCGAAGGTGCGGGACGCCTTCCGTACCGTCTCGCGCAGTGGCCACAGCCAGGCCGAGTCGATATGGGCGTGGCCGGTGGCCGAGACGCGGTGGGCGCCCGATTCGGCGGGCCGGGACAGCGCGTCCGCGAGCGCTTCGCGCGCCGCGACCGCGGTCCCCGCCACATCGTGCAGATCCAGCGCGTCGAGCATGTCCTCCAGGGAACGCAGGATCTCGTGGTGCCTGGACCGGTCGGCGGGCAGCTCCCGCATCAGCTCGGAGAGCACCTCGATGTCCAGGACCAGATGCCAGACGTTCTCGTCCAGCACGGCCAGATCCGCGGAGGCGAAGCGGTAGACGGGGTCGTCGCCCGCGGTCAGTACGTCGCCCAGCGGTGTCGGCTCGAATCCGTGCAGCACCGCCGGATTGGCCGCCGCCTCCAGCAGCAGGCGCACCTGCTCACCACCGGCGGCGGGCGCGGCCACGGGTACATGCCGGTTGCGCGGATGGATGCCCTTGACGGGGACCCCGTCGGTGTCGTGGACCATGCCCTCGGCCTGGAAGCCGGGCCCGTCACCGGTGAACCCCGGGTCGATCACGGCCTCGACCCGACGGCCCGCCCAGTTCTCGGGGACGGTGCCCTCCAGTCGGAACCAGCTCGTGGACCAGGGGCTTCCCCATGGAGTACCGGTCGTGAACGGCTCGTACGTCGCCCGCAGCGCCTCCGCCACGGGCACCGGTTCGCCCGGGACATGCCAGACAGAAAGGGCGAGGGGCGCCCGGTCCGCGTACTGCGCGGGCCGGATGAACTGGTGCAGGGCCCGCTCCAGGCGGCCCTCCACCAGCGATCGGTCGTCGTGCATCGCTGCTCCTCAAGGATCGGCTCGGCGTGACGTTCTCCGCTTCACTTCCCCGGCCGGGCGCGCGGCACCCACCTGTGGTTCTCCGGGCCCCGAAGGCGTGAGCGACCACCTGCCGGGCATGCATTCCGGTGAAGCTGTTCGAGCACGAGCGAGTACGGCGATGCGTGGGCGGGGGATATGACGGTGTGTCAGAGCGGGGTGGACACCGTGCCGGGCCGGTGCGGCCAGGATTTCGGTGCGGACGGTGAGGACATCAGGGGGAGCCGACGGCTGCAGCACAGACTCGCGCACGGGGATCTGGCGGCGGTCCGGGAGGTCCGGCGCGGCCTCCGGGAACTGCTCCGGCAGTGCGGGAGTTCCGATGCCGCAGGGGCCGTCGGCGCTTCGGGAGCCATCGGCGTGCCTGATCCCGCCGCTGTCGCAGATCTTGCCGATGTCGCGGAGTTGCTCACGAGCGAGCTGGTGACCAACGCACTGATCCACACCGACCGCGGAGCGGTGGTCACGGCGGGCATCGGCCCGTCCGGACTCCGGGTGGAAGTACGGGACTTCGCGGCCGGGCGGCCCGAGCGGCGCGCCAGGGCCACCTCTGCGGGCACGCACGGCAGGGGACTGGTCCTGGTGGAATCCCTGGCCGACGCCTGGGGCGTACGGACCCACGGGCTGGGGAAGGTGGTCTGGTTCGAACTGGGCCCTGTGCCGGGGGCCGCTCCGGGCGGCGGTCAGCTGTGAGGTGCCGCCTGACCGCCGCCGGTACAGCCGAGAGCTGAGCGCCGTGAACCGAGAGCTGTGAACCGAGTGCTGTGCCGTGAGCCCGGATAGGGCCCACGGCACGTCGCGCTCAGCCGAATTGCTGTTCCAGATCCTTCAGCTTCTGCTCCAGGGAGTCGAGTCGCGGAAGGGTCTGGGTGTCGTCCTCGGCGGTGAGGTCGACCGGCGCGGGCTCCGCGCCTTTCGCGGCCTCAGGGCCGGTCACCGCCTGCAGGGAGGGCCTGGGTCGTAAGGGCAGCTGTCCCGGCTCGGGTATGGCGGGCTCCGCGACGGCCTTCGCGGCGGTCACAGCCGGAGCCGTGCCCGCCACCTCCACCTGACGGCCGCCGCGACCGCGTCCGAAGGAACGGTGCTGCCGGTTGATGGCCTTGAGATGGGCCCGCTCCAGCTTCTCGTGGTCCCGCCTGCGGAGCCGGTCCTCCTCCTTCCGGCGCCGGTCGTCGCGTACCTCGTCGACCGCCTCGTCCAGCGTCCGCACCCCCTCCAGGAGCATCAGCGACCAGGCGCCGAAGGTCTCCCTGGGGGCGCGGAGCCACCGTACGATCCGGATCTGCGGCAGCGGACGGGGCACCAGCCCCTGCTCGCGCAGCGCGGCCACCCGCGTCTGCTTCAGCGCGCGGTCGAAGAGCACCGCAGCCGAGAGCGACATCCCCGCGAAGAACTGCGGAGCGCCCGCGTGGTCCAGCCCGCGCGGTGCGTGGACCCAGTTGAACCAGGCCGCCGCACCCGCGAAGGTCCACACCAGCAGCCGGGAGCCGAGCGCCGCGTCGCCGTGGCTGGCCTCGCGTACGGCGAGGACCGAACAGAACATGGCGGCGCCGTCCAGGCCGAACGGGACGAGGTACTCCCAGCCCCCTGTGAGGTCGAGATTCTGCCGGCCGAAGCCGACCAGGCCGTGGAAGGAGAGCGCGGCGGCGACCGCCGCGCAGCAGAACAGCAGCAGGTAGGAGGCGATCCCGTAGACCGCTTCCTTGTGCCGTCTGCGTTCTTCGCTGCGTTCCCAGGTGTCGTCGGTCGTGGCCTTGTCCGCGGCGCGCTTGCCGCGCGCGAGCACCGCCACCGCGACCAGGACCCCCGCGATCATCACGCCACCGGGAAGCAGCCAGTCCAGAGATATGTCGGTCAGTCGCATGCGGTGTCCCTTGCATCGCGTCAGTGCCTTGCGGGCGCAATGGTTGCTCAGATCCCGGGGCCCTCAGGGCGTTTCGGGACAAGAGCACGCCAACGGAGGGCGGGGAACACCGGATAGGGGTGATCTGGTCGAACTGCCTTGCGTGCGCGTCCTGTTGCGTGCGAATTCAGTCAGCCGAACGGGCGGTGTCAGAGCTGAGCCTCGCGACTCGGTCCGCATCGCACGTCCGGGGACAGGTGACGCAGGTGTCCTCGGGGCGCAGGGTGTAGAAGAGGCAGCAGCTCGCCCGGTCCCGGGTCGGCAGTGGCCGGCCCTGCGGTCCGGTCAGCTCGCGGAAGCCCGCCGCACCGACGTACGGGGCGGTCGCGCCCGGCAACAGCCGCTCCAGCTCCGTCACCCCGCGCTGCTCCTCGCCGAGCAGATGCGCGATGTACCAGAGCCCCTCGACGATCTCGTCGGTCGCCATGCCCCACAGTGCACGCCTGCCGCGCCGCATCCGCGGCCCGAAACCGTCGAGCACCGGATCCAGGTGCTCGGCGACGGCCGCCCGCACCTCGGCGCGCAGCGCGTCCTCATCGGCCACCGCCCTGGCGCCCGGCAGCGCCGCCGCCGGGTCGTCGGGAAGGCAGGCGAATTCACCGGTCCGGACGGTCATCCGGCCCAGCGTGCGCTGGAAGGCGACGGAACCGACCGGGAGCCGGGGCACCCTGCGGTGCAGGAACCAGGGGACCGTGATCAGCAGACAGGCGGGCCAGGCGTAGCGGTGGAAGCCGAAGCCGGCGATGACATCGGGCCGGGCCGACTGCCCGTAGTCCCGCTGGACCTGCGCCCGGTCCCAGTCGAGGAAGGCGTCGAGCGCCGGACCACCGGCCGCGAGCGCGGTGGCGGTCACCCAGCCACCGGTGACCGGCGGCTGCTCGGCGCCCGTCAGTTCGGTGACGGACAGGCCGGGGAAGACCTCGGCCAGTCGCTCGTAGGCGGCCGAGACCGGGCTGCGCAGCATGGTGGGGAGAGTCATGCAGGGACCACCGAATCGCGATCGTGGGCAGGTAAGCCTTACCTTATCCGATTCGGCGGATGTGTGAACTGACGCCAGGTCCGCCTATCGTGCTGAACAGGACGCAGGAGGAGGACCCAGGTGGAACAGGGCAGAGCGCGCGACGCGGCACGGCCGCACGTCTCCGCGCACCCGCCTGAGCAGGCCCGTATCCCGGGACCTGCCCGCAGCCCCGAGCCGCTCGGCGGCGCCGGGCAGGTCCGCGGCGAGCACACCCACGGAGAGCCGTCGGTGACACCGCCGTTCGCTGGGCCGAAAGTGGTGCAGCGCCACTCGGTGCGCGGCCAGATCCTCGACGCGCTGCGCGCCGCCCTGGTCGGCGGCGAACTGCTCCCCGGTGAGGTCTACTCGGCACCGGTCCTGGGGATGCGCTTCGGTGTCTCCGCCACGCCGGTACGCGAGGCGATGCAGCAGCTCGCCGTCGAGGGCGCCGTCGAGGTCGTGCCCAACCGGGGTTTCCGGGTGGCCGAGCGCAGCGCGCGGGAACTCTCCGAACTGGCCGAGGTGCGGGCCCTCATCGAGGTTCCGGTGATGCTGAGGCTGGCCCGTTCCGTCCCGGCCCGGCGCTGGACGGAGCTGCGGCCCCTGGCCGAGGCCACCGTGTCGGCCGCCGCGGTCGGCGACCGGGCCCGCTACGCCGAGTCCGACCGCGCCTTCCACGGCGCGGTCCTCGGACTCTCCGGCAACCAGCAGTTGGTCGGGGTCGCCGACGATCTCCACCGCAGGGCCCAGTGGCCACTGGTGAGCGCCCCCGTCACCCGCCGCGCCGACCTCCTCGCCGACGCGGCGGAGCACACGGCGCTGCTCGACGCCCTGATCGCCCAGGACCTGACGGTCGTCCAGTCACTCGTACGGGAGCACTTCACCGGCGCCCACGGCTGAGCGGCTGTGGGGTGCCCTCCGGGAGCCGGTCCGCTCCGGGCCCACGTACCGCACCCCGCGCAGACGCCGCAGGCGCCGCAGCCCCGGCAGGTCACCGCGTCAGACCGCCGCTGCGGGCGGTGCGAGCCGCGCCGCCAGCCAGGTGGGTACGCCGTCCAGCAGCCGGAACAGCCGGGCGGCCTCGGCCCGCAGCCGGGTCGCCTCCGGCTCGGACTCCGCGTCGGCCAGCGCCGCCAACGCCGGGGCCGTACCCACGAGATAGCCCAGCTCCTCCCTGATCCGCAGGGACTCCGCGAAGCCGTGCCTGGCCTCCGCCAGCTCGCCCTCCCGCAGCGCCAGCGACGCCAGATGGCGCCAGGTGAAGGAGAGCAGCAAGGTCTGGCCGTGTGCCGTCGCGCCGGCGTGCGCCCGACGGAAGGCGGCGCGGGCCGACTGGGCCGAATCGGCGAGATCCTGTGCGATCAGCCCCCGGCGGAAGTCCAGCAGCGGACGGCCCGGCGAGCCCGGTGCGATCAGTGCGGCGGCCCTGCCCATGGCGGCCCGCGCCTCGTCGGCCCGGTCCCGTACGCCCAACAGCGTGGACGCGTAGCCCAGTTGACCCCGTTCGCAGGCGGCGGCGCCGCGTGCCTCGTCGTCGCGCGCGAGGGCCTCGGCGGTACGCAGCGCGTCCTCCGCGTCCGTCCAGCCCTGCTCCGTGTAGAGGCACCGCTCGATCAGCAGCGCGGCCCGGTGCAGCGCGGCCTCGGCGTCGTGTTTCGCGTGCGGTTCGAGCAGGGCGGCCGCGTCCGCCCAGCAGCCGCGCGAGCGCAGCCGCCATACCGCGGTCTGGAGCGGAGGATCGTCATCAGCTGTCGTTCCGTAACCAGACATGGCGGTATAGGCCACATTGCCCTCCCCGAGCGCGCCATTGAGCTGTTGAGTACGGGCGCATCTCAGCACGGAAACGCATGCCGGGCCAAGGGGTTGGGTGAATTAATTCACAATCTTGGAGCTACCCGCCGTCCCGGGCGCCCCCCGTCGCGTCAGCTCATCCGCAGCGCGAGGAAGAAATCGAGCTTGTCCTCCAGCCGCGACAGATCACGGCCCGTCAGCTGCTCGATCCTGCCCACCCGGTAGCGCAGAGTGTTGACGTGCAGATGCAGCCGGGTCGCGCAGCGGGTCCACGAACCGTCGCAGTCGAGGAACGCTTCGAGCGTCGGGATGAGCTCGGCCCGGTGCCGGCGGTCGTAGTCGCGCAGCGGGTCGAGCAGCCGGGCGGTGAACGCTTTGCGCACGTCGTCGGGGACGAACGGCAGCAACAGCACATGCGAGGCCAGCTCGTGATGGCCCGCCGCGCAGACCCGGCCGGGCCGGGCCGCGGCCACCCGCCGGGCGTGCCTGGCTTCCTCCAGCGCACCCCGCAGCCCCTCCGCCGAGTGCACCGACGCCGATACACCCAGAGTGAGCCTGCCGTCGTCGGCGAGGCCCGCCGAGAGCGGCTCGCGTACGGCGGTGAGCAGCGCGTCGGCGTGCAGCCCGGCGTCCTGGCCGCCGGAATCCGGCTCTCCCGCGCCGGTCGTGAGCGTCGACAGCGGGACGAGTGCGATGGCCTCGTCCCCGGTGTGCGCCACCGCGATCCGGTCGGAGGACCCGGTGCCCGCGCCACCCGGCAGCGCCTGATCGACCAGGATCTCCTCCAGGAGCGACTGGGCCACCGGTCCCGCGTCGATCGCCGGACCGTCCTGCTGGTCCCAGTCGACCCGGGCGACCACCACCTGCCAGTGCGGCGCGGCCCCGATCCCCGGCAGCAGCACCGGAGCGGCCACCCGCAGCCTGGCCGCGATCTCGGCGGGCGCGGCGCCCGTCTGGACCAGTTCGAGGACTTCCTGGGCGAGCCTGCGCCGAACCGTACGGGCCGCGTCCCGGCGGTCGCGCTCCACGGCGATCAGCTGGGTCACCCCCTGGAGCAGATCCAGCCGGGCGGCCGGCCAGTCGCCCGCGTCCGCCTCGACCGCGAGCAGCCAGTCGGAGAGCACCGTCTCGCGCACATCACGGGCGGCGGGGCCCGCGCCGCGGCCACTGCTGCGGATCGGGAACAGCGAGTACACCGTGCCCTGGACGGTGACCCGGTGCGGCCCCCGACGCCCGGTGCGGGTCGCCGCGAGGTGCCCGGCCGCCAGTACGGCGCCGACCTCGGCCGTCAGCGGGTCACCGGCCCCGGCGATCTGACGGCCGGTGGGGGAGAGCACCCAGGCGTGCAGATCCAGGTCGGTGGTGAGCAGGTCGAGCACCACATCGGGGCCGCCACCCGCCGGACCGGACGTCATCAGCCTGCGGTGCCGGTCGACGACCGCGGCGAGGTCCCCGGCCCGCTCGCCGGACACCTGGCGGACCACGTACTCGGTGATGGTCGCGAAGGCGACCGACTCGTTCACCGCGAACAGCGGCAGCCGGTGGCGGGCGCACGCCGCCACCAGGTCCTCCGGTACATCACCCAGTTCGGCCTCGCCGGCCGCGAGCCCGACGACACCGGCGCTCGCGAGCGTTCGAACGAACGGCTCCGACTCCGCTGCGGAGTGCCGCCAGGCGAGCCCGGTGAGGACCAGCTCACCCCCGGTCAGATACCGGCTCGGATCGCGTAGATCCGTCGTCATCACACCGCGCACGGTGCGGTCCAGCTCGTCCTCGCCGCCGAGCAGCCGCAGGCCCAGCGCGTCGGTGTCCAGCAGTGCGCGCAGCCGCATCTCGTCGCCGCCGATCTGTGTGGTCCGCCGTTCCGATACTGCCGATCGGCGGAGCTTGTCGTTTTCAGGGGGATCCGAAGAGGTATCTCGTTCCCGTCCTTCGTTCGAACATACAAGACGACCAAGGTCACCAGCCAACTCCTTCATGGTTTCGGTGACTGCACCGCACGCCGCACGGC from Streptomyces sp. NBC_01267 harbors:
- a CDS encoding FAD-dependent monooxygenase, producing the protein MRILVSGAGVAGPVLAYWLTRHGFSVTVVERAPGPRRTGGHAVDLFRPAVDISEKMGVLPHIEERATGTKRMTIHQESTRRPVRVDLSKIFGAASDRHVEIMRDDLSEIYYGAARDDVEYLFGDSITAISPDGEVRFENATPRRFDLVVGADGLHSHVRRLSFGDESRFSAFTGAYFGVLTLPNVSGLDGELHIHVGVGRTAGIYGARHLGDARVLFLFRSERELDCHHHDVARQKELLRSAFDGMHPDVDRWLEELGRTRAFYFDSITQVRMDTWSRGRVTLVGDAAYCPGPAVGGSTSLAVVGAYVLAGELARAGGDHKRAFPAYEHAMAEHVHGSRAAALGAAKTLIPTSRLGVRGLAQGARLISALPAGPSRALLRLTTKSARLYNSMTVDDYPPPPTASRGTP
- a CDS encoding alpha/beta fold hydrolase, giving the protein MTDSDGSPHMGNYTGTTGSSILTLDGDDIHVCQDGPRDAPALLLIHGSASSTRSWDPLVPLLTPSHRVIRIDLLGHGRSAKPADRSYALPDQARRAGMALDRLRVEHAVVIGHSSGGVVATALAEQRPDLVSALTLINTGPGLGAFIAPQSVTIGPSQWPPTDEQIRQFASTGFSRAGYQIPPELLDEVRCMTHHTLTATMQATRDYLEQQSLPDRLAPLGKPLLVIFGEDDRRWRSSSAADYRTVPGANVELLPGLGHSPIREDPSSTATFLLAFTTTHSARVD
- a CDS encoding helix-turn-helix domain-containing protein; the encoded protein is MRTFMHGAAVWDVACPQRPSRVDGLTMAGFRVHDLDALRMVPHPAVTLLLEFGAGSPVLDCAVGQQQRGSIVAGPGFGSGGTVRAWGENVECVQVRLSPVIARAVLDVAPADLDGAVVSLDDLWGREAPRIREQLANVSSWQDRFAFTDVLLARRYEAGPPVDAEVAWAWHRIIGSRGLVRVDELAAEVGWSRKRLWSRFRSQLGLPPKQAVKLVRFDHAAHRLVSGEHAAQVAADTGYADQSHLHRDVMGFTGVTPGTVADERFLAVDDIAWPSSGTPR
- a CDS encoding alpha-mannosidase; the protein is MHDDRSLVEGRLERALHQFIRPAQYADRAPLALSVWHVPGEPVPVAEALRATYEPFTTGTPWGSPWSTSWFRLEGTVPENWAGRRVEAVIDPGFTGDGPGFQAEGMVHDTDGVPVKGIHPRNRHVPVAAPAAGGEQVRLLLEAAANPAVLHGFEPTPLGDVLTAGDDPVYRFASADLAVLDENVWHLVLDIEVLSELMRELPADRSRHHEILRSLEDMLDALDLHDVAGTAVAAREALADALSRPAESGAHRVSATGHAHIDSAWLWPLRETVRKASRTFANVTALAADYPELVFACSQAQQYAWVKEHQPHIWERIKKAVQDGNWSPVGSMWVESDANMPGGEALARQIVHGRRLFAEEFGVDTEEIWLPDSFGYTAAFPQLAKLAGIKWFLTQKLSWNQANKMPHHSFWWEGIDGTRVFTHFPPVDTYNSQLHGAELAHAERNFAEKGRATRSLVPFGWGDGGGGPTREMLEKARRLSDLEGSPRVEIERPSVFFAAAEEEYGPQAPVWSGELYLELHRATYTTQAKTKQGNRRSEHLLREAELWATTAALRSPRYAYPYDDLDRIWKTVLLHQFHDILPGSSIAWVHREARETYARVREELEGIIAAAVAALELGPDVRPLSGGPGRATALNASPYARREVIGTADGGLGFVDVPPLASAPVSASVRAATTAAGSDSLSGGAAGDATTVQATRVGPDTVLDNGLLRVTVDSDGLLTSVRDLVADREVLAPGSRGNLLQLHPDHPNQWDAWDIDRHYRRSHTDLTAADSVELLGQGPLRAAVRVVRTFGKSRITQELRLDAASPRLDVVTEVDWQESEKVLKAAFPLDVHAERSTAEIQFGHVHRATHTNTSWDAARFEICAHRWLRVAEPGYGVAVLNDSTYGHDVTRAAHEHGLGTTVRLTLLRAPHSPDPGTDLGTHRFSYALLPGAGVTDAVREGLALNLPLRTADAPELAPLVSTGHPAVTVESVKLAEDRSGDVVVRLYESAGGRADTTLRLGFPVARVQVTDLLEQPLQDAAGGTEADADGDSEELAVSLRPFQILTLRIRPA
- a CDS encoding ATP-binding protein, which translates into the protein MTVCQSGVDTVPGRCGQDFGADGEDIRGSRRLQHRLAHGDLAAVREVRRGLRELLRQCGSSDAAGAVGASGAIGVPDPAAVADLADVAELLTSELVTNALIHTDRGAVVTAGIGPSGLRVEVRDFAAGRPERRARATSAGTHGRGLVLVESLADAWGVRTHGLGKVVWFELGPVPGAAPGGGQL
- a CDS encoding DUF2637 domain-containing protein gives rise to the protein MRLTDISLDWLLPGGVMIAGVLVAVAVLARGKRAADKATTDDTWERSEERRRHKEAVYGIASYLLLFCCAAVAAALSFHGLVGFGRQNLDLTGGWEYLVPFGLDGAAMFCSVLAVREASHGDAALGSRLLVWTFAGAAAWFNWVHAPRGLDHAGAPQFFAGMSLSAAVLFDRALKQTRVAALREQGLVPRPLPQIRIVRWLRAPRETFGAWSLMLLEGVRTLDEAVDEVRDDRRRKEEDRLRRRDHEKLERAHLKAINRQHRSFGRGRGGRQVEVAGTAPAVTAAKAVAEPAIPEPGQLPLRPRPSLQAVTGPEAAKGAEPAPVDLTAEDDTQTLPRLDSLEQKLKDLEQQFG
- a CDS encoding (2Fe-2S)-binding protein; amino-acid sequence: MTLPTMLRSPVSAAYERLAEVFPGLSVTELTGAEQPPVTGGWVTATALAAGGPALDAFLDWDRAQVQRDYGQSARPDVIAGFGFHRYAWPACLLITVPWFLHRRVPRLPVGSVAFQRTLGRMTVRTGEFACLPDDPAAALPGARAVADEDALRAEVRAAVAEHLDPVLDGFGPRMRRGRRALWGMATDEIVEGLWYIAHLLGEEQRGVTELERLLPGATAPYVGAAGFRELTGPQGRPLPTRDRASCCLFYTLRPEDTCVTCPRTCDADRVARLSSDTARSAD
- a CDS encoding GntR family transcriptional regulator — translated: MEQGRARDAARPHVSAHPPEQARIPGPARSPEPLGGAGQVRGEHTHGEPSVTPPFAGPKVVQRHSVRGQILDALRAALVGGELLPGEVYSAPVLGMRFGVSATPVREAMQQLAVEGAVEVVPNRGFRVAERSARELSELAEVRALIEVPVMLRLARSVPARRWTELRPLAEATVSAAAVGDRARYAESDRAFHGAVLGLSGNQQLVGVADDLHRRAQWPLVSAPVTRRADLLADAAEHTALLDALIAQDLTVVQSLVREHFTGAHG